The nucleotide window AGGTGTCCGCGTCCGCGCCGGCGAGGCCGATCCGGATGCGGTGGCCCGCCCGGAACAGCACCGATGTCGCCCACAGGTCGAAGCTCAGTTCCGCGACCTCCCCCGGGACGAGCGGGAGGGCGTCGGCGCGCGATTCGCTGCGGTGCGGCCCGTACTTGCGGTACAGCGGCGGAGCGTCCGTGACCGCGCGCATGACGCCGCGGAGCTGCCCCTCGGTGATGTACCGCACGGTGCCATCCGGAGCGACGTCTTCCAGGTAGACGATGAAGGCGCCGTCCGTCTCCGTGGACGCCAGGTGCAGCGTGACGACGGGGTGGCCGGTGACTTCGGTATCGGCCGGTAGCGGCGCGCTGGTATAGGTCAGGAGCTTCTTATCCTCCGCGCGGCGGTCGCCGTACACGACATCGCCGCCCCCGCCGTTCGTGTACCAGCGGTTCCGGGTCCCCGTCGTGGCGCTGAAATCGACGGTGTAGGAGTCCTCCCCAGCTTCCGAGGCCGGAGCTTCCATCGACAGCGCGCCTCCCTCGCCGAAGTACCACGTCACGTCGTCGAAGCCCTCCGGCGGCCACACCTCCGTCCGCGTCCAGCGATCGGCGCCAAGCGTGTAGTAGTGGATCTCGGTTGGCGTCTCCCCGGACCCGTCTTCCTTCAGGTGCGCGTCGAAGAACGCGACGAGTTCCTCGAACCGGGCGTCGGCGTCAGGTGCGACGGGCGTGTCGTCCGCCTTGAAGGGGTCCGTGTCGTTGCGCGCCCCGTGGTCCCACGGGCCGACGAACACCTGCTGTGGGTTCGAGATCGTGTTGTAGCGGCCGAGCGTTCCGTTCACGGTCCCGGCGTCCTGCCAGCCGACGCGGATGAACATGGCCGCGCCGGACGCCTCGATCTGCGGGAGGTGGCCGGACGGGCTGCGACGGTGCCCGACGTTCGTCTCGCCGTAGGGGCCGAACGGGTCGTCTCGGAATTCGTACTCCAGCGCCGCCTCGAAGGGCACGGTATTGGCCTGGTGCTCCGCAACCGCGCCGGCGAGCAGCGATCCATCGACGTCGGCATCGACCGGTTTCACGCCGGTGACCCGACTCTGCACCTCGTCGCACGCGGCCCCCATCGCGTCGGAAAGGCCGCAGATGTCGTTCAGGTCCTGCATTCGCGTGCGGTTCGACCAGTCCTCGAGGAAGCCGACCGTGAGCACGCCGCCGGGGAAGATGAGGTGGCCGAAGTTGTCGAAGTCGTTGAAAAGGGGCGCGACCGCCTTCACGGCGGGGTTCCGGTTGACCGCGAGCATCTCGGCCGTGTTCCCGGCGTAGGAGACGCCGTAGGCGCCCACGCGCCCGTTCGACCAGGGCTGGTCCGCGATCCAGTCCGCGACCTCCCCGTAATCCGTGACCTCGTCTTCGGCGAGCTCGAAGCGGCGGATCCCGAACGAGGCCCCGCTTCCCCGCCCGTCCACGAGGACGAGCGCGTACCCGGCCCGGTTCCAGCGCTCCGCCTCGGCGAAGTTAGACGTCTCCTCGAGGGGGACGCCGACTTCGCCCCGGGCGCGCCAGTAGCGGGTCGCCCGCATCATGGCCGGGAGCCGATCCCCGGGCTGGATGCCGTCGGGCAGCCACACGTCGACGGCGATACGGACGCCATCGCGCATGGGGACGTGAAGCGCCTGGTTGCGCGTGAGCGCACTCACGGGGGCGTCTTCCGCGCTGTCGGCGGGGGTCGAAGCGCCGTCCCCGCAGGCGAGCCCGGCCAGCGCCGCCAGCCCCGCGGCCAGGGACGCCGGCCGTCCCCGGCTCACCAGGCGATCGCGTGCCCGTCGCGGCGCGGATCCGATCCGCCGGCGAGCGCGCCCGTCTCCGCATCCCGGTACACGCCCTGTACGCCGCCGAGGTTTCCGGGCTGGACGAGATGGTGCCCCCGGTCCGCCAGCTCTCCGTATACGTCGGGCGGAAAGCCCGCCTCCAGGTAGGTGACGGAGTCCTCCGGAATCGGCGTGAGCCCGCCGCCCCGGTTGAGGCACATGCGGGGCGATGCGATCGCGAGTTGCATGTCCATCCCGCCGGCCGTCAGCTTCGTGATCACCTGCCCCACCGTCTGCGGGATCGTGTAGCCGCCGGCGGCGCCGACGGCGGCGACGAGGTTCCCGTCCTTCATGACGACGCACGGCGTCATCACGCCCTTCGCCTTCTGGCCTCCCGCGATGTAGTTGGCGTGCCCTTCCTCGAGGGAGAAGCCGAACATGTGACCGTTGTTGAGGAAGATCCCGGTGTCGCCCGCGATCACGCCGCTCCCGTAGAGGGCGACGAGAGACTGCGTGAAGGCGACGGCGTTCCCCCAGCGGTCGGCGGAAGAGAGGCTCGTCGTCCCGAAGAACGGGAGCGGGGCGCCCGAGAAAGAGGCGATGCGGGCGGGATCGATCGTTGCCCGCTGTTCGTCCGCATATTCCTTCGAGATGATCATGTCGACCGGGATTTCCGCGTCTTCGTTCCCCGTGTTGTACCGTTCGTCGTCGATGAGGGCGAGCCGGTTCGCCTCGAGCCACAGGTGGGCGAACTCGGAGCTGTAGAGGTCCATGTTCGCGAGGTCGAAGCCGTCCATGATGTTGAGCGCCTGGAACATCGTCATCCCGCACGACCCCGGCGGCATGGCGTACAGGTCGTGCCCCTGGAAGGTCGTCGTGATGGGTTCCCTCCACGCGACCTCGTAGCCCTCGAGGTCGGCCTTCGTCATGTGGCCGCCGTTCTCGGCGAGGAAGGCGACGATGCGGTCTCCGATCTCTCCCTTGTAGAAGTCGTCGGCCCCTTCGCGCGCGAGTCGGCGCATGCTCGCCGCGAGTTCCGGCTGCCGGATGATCTCGCCCATCCGCGGCGGACGGCCGTTCGGGAACATGATACGGGTGCTCGAAGGGAATCTCCCGAGTTTGTCCGCGCTCCCATCGGTGTGGAGTGCATCGAACTTCGAGATGACGAAGCCGTCCTCGGCGAGCTGGATGGCGGGCTCGAACACGTCGCCGAGGCTCATCGTTCCATAGCGCTCCAGCACCGCGGCCCAGCCCTTGAAGGCGCCGGGTACGATGGGGGCGCGGTAGCCCATCTCGACATCGTCCGGCGTGATCGTGCTCGCCGAGGAGGCCGCGGGCGCCCGGCCGAGCGCGTCCAATCCGACGACCCGGTTCTCTTCCGCCAGGTAGATGAGCATGAAGCCGCCGAACCCGCCGAGCCCGGACATGTAGGGCTCGGAGACGTTGAGCGTGGCGGAGGCGGCCACGATGGCGTCGATCGCGTTTCCGCCCTGCATCATGATCGTCGTGCCGGCGAGCGAGGCGTAGTAGTCGGCGGCGGCCGTCACGCCGCGGCGGCCCCACACGGTCCCGTGCGCGGGGCCGAGCAGGCCGGGGACGTTCGAGTCGCCGGCGGGGCCCCATTGTCCGATCCCGTCAGGGGGCGCGGCGGCTGTCTCGGGGGCGCGGCAGGCGATCAGGCCGGATCCGGCGGCGGCCGCGGCGGAGGTGGCGAGGAAGTCTCGGCGCTTCATGGCTCGACT belongs to Candidatus Palauibacter australiensis and includes:
- the ggt gene encoding gamma-glutamyltransferase, whose translation is MKRRDFLATSAAAAAGSGLIACRAPETAAAPPDGIGQWGPAGDSNVPGLLGPAHGTVWGRRGVTAAADYYASLAGTTIMMQGGNAIDAIVAASATLNVSEPYMSGLGGFGGFMLIYLAEENRVVGLDALGRAPAASSASTITPDDVEMGYRAPIVPGAFKGWAAVLERYGTMSLGDVFEPAIQLAEDGFVISKFDALHTDGSADKLGRFPSSTRIMFPNGRPPRMGEIIRQPELAASMRRLAREGADDFYKGEIGDRIVAFLAENGGHMTKADLEGYEVAWREPITTTFQGHDLYAMPPGSCGMTMFQALNIMDGFDLANMDLYSSEFAHLWLEANRLALIDDERYNTGNEDAEIPVDMIISKEYADEQRATIDPARIASFSGAPLPFFGTTSLSSADRWGNAVAFTQSLVALYGSGVIAGDTGIFLNNGHMFGFSLEEGHANYIAGGQKAKGVMTPCVVMKDGNLVAAVGAAGGYTIPQTVGQVITKLTAGGMDMQLAIASPRMCLNRGGGLTPIPEDSVTYLEAGFPPDVYGELADRGHHLVQPGNLGGVQGVYRDAETGALAGGSDPRRDGHAIAW
- a CDS encoding CocE/NonD family hydrolase, with amino-acid sequence MSRGRPASLAAGLAALAGLACGDGASTPADSAEDAPVSALTRNQALHVPMRDGVRIAVDVWLPDGIQPGDRLPAMMRATRYWRARGEVGVPLEETSNFAEAERWNRAGYALVLVDGRGSGASFGIRRFELAEDEVTDYGEVADWIADQPWSNGRVGAYGVSYAGNTAEMLAVNRNPAVKAVAPLFNDFDNFGHLIFPGGVLTVGFLEDWSNRTRMQDLNDICGLSDAMGAACDEVQSRVTGVKPVDADVDGSLLAGAVAEHQANTVPFEAALEYEFRDDPFGPYGETNVGHRRSPSGHLPQIEASGAAMFIRVGWQDAGTVNGTLGRYNTISNPQQVFVGPWDHGARNDTDPFKADDTPVAPDADARFEELVAFFDAHLKEDGSGETPTEIHYYTLGADRWTRTEVWPPEGFDDVTWYFGEGGALSMEAPASEAGEDSYTVDFSATTGTRNRWYTNGGGGDVVYGDRRAEDKKLLTYTSAPLPADTEVTGHPVVTLHLASTETDGAFIVYLEDVAPDGTVRYITEGQLRGVMRAVTDAPPLYRKYGPHRSESRADALPLVPGEVAELSFDLWATSVLFRAGHRIRIGLAGADADTFLRYPRDGSVPEWTVHRNAIHASRIVLPMKPANPNP